A section of the Candidatus Alcyoniella australis genome encodes:
- a CDS encoding 4Fe-4S binding protein: protein MTLQKQGPRTIRLDVDAAARTIGFNTASSPTQAHLRLARYYSSPLLMGPPRSELLLQMLAQMFDENEADLVQHLPPLRPRSAQKVAAKSGRPLHEVEALLDSLALTKKVILAAGSPRKYTILPIVPGTFEMALMTSDIGSYNSWHQRFAELFEELFETRYYVDYPGSRHSSLVRYLPVGQVAPSLRSAWPSDLLEQVLEPFDDFAVGHCQCRIAMQLVGKGCGKPTENCTVFGPMVKPMVERGMMRRIDRDELISIKREAEQAGCVTWMMNSGDIDKGNGSCSCCGCCCHALRMVRDFNTPGLISVPHFLPALDAQSCNSCGSCVRICPMDAWTLADGHPLFDRARCIGCGLCVTACKQDALHLEPLDEAKPPTGSWNGLLLKGLPSYLGNSVRVWAGRLFG from the coding sequence ATGACCCTACAGAAGCAGGGCCCGAGGACAATCAGGCTCGATGTGGACGCCGCGGCGCGGACCATCGGGTTCAATACTGCATCGAGTCCGACCCAGGCGCACTTGCGATTGGCGCGCTACTACTCCTCGCCGCTGTTGATGGGGCCACCGCGCTCGGAGCTGCTGTTGCAGATGTTGGCGCAGATGTTCGACGAGAACGAGGCCGACCTGGTCCAGCACCTGCCGCCGCTGCGACCGCGCAGCGCACAGAAGGTCGCGGCCAAGTCCGGCCGTCCGCTGCACGAGGTCGAGGCGCTGCTGGACAGCCTGGCGCTGACCAAAAAAGTGATCCTTGCCGCGGGCAGCCCGCGCAAATACACGATCCTGCCCATCGTGCCCGGGACCTTTGAGATGGCGCTGATGACCTCCGACATCGGCTCGTACAACTCCTGGCACCAACGATTTGCCGAGCTATTCGAGGAGCTGTTCGAGACCCGCTACTACGTCGATTACCCAGGCTCGCGCCACTCGTCGCTGGTGCGTTACCTGCCTGTGGGACAGGTGGCGCCCAGTTTGCGTTCGGCCTGGCCCAGCGACCTGCTCGAACAGGTGCTCGAACCCTTTGACGACTTCGCCGTGGGCCACTGCCAGTGCCGAATCGCAATGCAGCTGGTGGGCAAGGGCTGCGGCAAGCCTACCGAGAACTGCACGGTGTTCGGCCCGATGGTCAAGCCGATGGTCGAGCGCGGAATGATGCGCCGTATTGACCGCGACGAGCTGATCTCCATTAAACGCGAGGCCGAGCAGGCAGGCTGCGTAACCTGGATGATGAACTCCGGCGACATTGACAAGGGGAACGGCAGCTGCTCGTGCTGCGGCTGCTGTTGTCACGCGTTACGCATGGTGCGCGACTTCAACACGCCGGGCCTAATCAGCGTGCCGCACTTCCTGCCCGCGCTCGATGCGCAAAGCTGCAACTCCTGCGGTTCGTGCGTGCGGATCTGCCCAATGGACGCCTGGACCCTGGCCGACGGCCATCCGCTGTTCGATCGCGCGCGCTGCATCGGCTGCGGCCTGTGCGTCACCGCCTGCAAGCAAGACGCGCTGCACCTCGAGCCGCTGGACGAGGCCAAGCCGCCCACGGGCTCTTGGAACGGCCTGCTGCTTAAAGGTCTGCCCAGCTATCTGGGCAACAGCGTGCGCGTCTGGGCCGGACGGCTGTTCGGCTGA
- a CDS encoding 4Fe-4S binding protein produces MDVYEQLRQVLDAHPSSAPSSPAFDEILRILFSEDEAALAAAMSFRPQPVEKIATAAQLDPDTTGQMLERLADRALVFCRRKEGRALYGLLPTIPGLFEFPFMRGKNTPELERLAELWERYHHDGLGDQFCGNPTPPMRVVPVEKSVNAELHVHPYEVVANLVRGADYIALTKCACRVSVAKCERPLEVCIIFGPPAEFLVERGYARHVDHDEALRALELSEAAGLVHTSNNSADRANLICNCCSCCCTVLRGLTQVGNPHAIATSAFVAAIDAQACTGCAVCADDRCPIEAIVVTDGTALVDAERCIGCGLCVSTCPANAIRLREREQRPAICETVQQMGLQMAQEKGRLERLIEIMSR; encoded by the coding sequence ATGGACGTTTACGAACAACTACGGCAGGTGCTCGACGCCCACCCCTCCAGCGCACCGAGTTCTCCGGCTTTCGACGAGATCCTGCGCATTCTGTTCAGCGAGGACGAGGCCGCCCTGGCCGCGGCCATGAGCTTTCGGCCCCAGCCAGTGGAAAAAATTGCCACGGCCGCGCAGCTCGATCCGGACACTACCGGCCAGATGCTCGAACGCCTGGCCGACCGGGCGCTGGTTTTTTGCCGCCGCAAGGAAGGCCGCGCGCTATACGGTCTGCTGCCAACGATCCCCGGGCTGTTCGAGTTCCCGTTCATGCGCGGTAAAAATACGCCCGAGCTCGAACGGCTGGCCGAGCTGTGGGAACGCTACCACCACGACGGGTTGGGCGACCAGTTCTGCGGCAATCCTACTCCGCCGATGCGAGTGGTGCCCGTCGAGAAATCGGTAAACGCCGAGCTGCACGTGCACCCCTACGAGGTGGTGGCCAATCTGGTGCGCGGCGCGGATTACATCGCGCTTACCAAATGCGCCTGCCGCGTAAGCGTGGCCAAGTGCGAGCGCCCGCTGGAGGTCTGCATTATCTTCGGCCCGCCGGCCGAGTTCCTGGTCGAACGCGGCTACGCGCGCCATGTTGACCACGACGAGGCGCTGCGCGCCCTGGAGCTGTCCGAGGCCGCGGGCCTGGTGCACACCAGCAACAACAGCGCCGACCGCGCCAACCTGATCTGCAACTGCTGTTCGTGCTGCTGTACGGTGCTGCGCGGCCTGACCCAGGTGGGCAATCCTCACGCCATCGCCACCAGCGCATTTGTCGCCGCAATCGACGCGCAAGCCTGCACCGGCTGCGCTGTTTGCGCGGACGACCGCTGCCCGATCGAGGCGATCGTTGTAACCGACGGCACGGCGTTGGTCGACGCCGAGCGCTGCATCGGCTGCGGCCTGTGCGTCTCGACCTGTCCGGCAAATGCGATCCGCCTGCGCGAGCGCGAGCAGCGTCCGGCGATCTGCGAAACGGTGCAACAGATGGGCCTGCAGATGGCCCAGGAAAAAGGTCGGCTGGAACGATTGATCGAGATCATGTCGCGCTGA
- a CDS encoding 2-hydroxyacyl-CoA dehydratase family protein: MNDPYSTGLFERASDLFGLTLRIGDSISDEELEGLLSLLPRDPAAGLGAFLAPHVREASIPFLKMIGRWLIDARRASQGDEYVILAPFNFPPELVTVFDNARVLTCELLTTIGVVGLEGQGERYFDAAIGLGLPDHICSSSSIELGSLLSGASLRPDALISAGPGGCDANAKIHEFVSVQLDIPQLILEKPVDDTPRGRELYVANYRSLIRGLENLCGRKLTEEMLRPVVQRSNRCTELYWELWELRKARPSPVPNLFSMLIYGVRFSTWGTDQGIEMLQKLVDVAKDRLRRGEYPAKRERARCLWGYTSIYFDFSGLFNWSEEQGISHMGDILDLFCPQPIDTTSLDSMVRGMALEASNMPMTRQMGGSSMSQCWVEDVLHAVHDLGADSVIYCGHHACKQTWSVVEILRKELMRRAGIPLLVLQTDSWIRRMTPIGVVQDEIQSFVRNVLQDDSSRTRRPRKRAELVG; this comes from the coding sequence ATGAACGATCCGTATAGCACCGGGCTGTTCGAGCGCGCGTCCGATCTGTTCGGCCTGACGCTACGCATCGGCGATTCGATCAGCGACGAGGAGCTCGAGGGGCTGCTGAGCCTGCTGCCGCGCGATCCGGCCGCCGGCTTGGGCGCATTCCTCGCGCCGCACGTACGCGAGGCGAGCATCCCGTTTTTGAAGATGATCGGCCGTTGGCTGATCGACGCGCGGCGCGCGTCACAGGGCGATGAGTACGTGATTCTGGCGCCATTTAACTTCCCGCCGGAGCTGGTTACAGTCTTTGACAATGCCCGGGTGCTGACCTGCGAGCTGCTGACCACCATCGGCGTGGTCGGCCTCGAGGGGCAGGGCGAACGCTACTTTGACGCGGCCATCGGCCTGGGTCTGCCCGACCACATCTGCAGCTCGAGCAGCATCGAGCTGGGCTCGCTGCTCTCCGGCGCGTCACTGCGGCCCGACGCGTTGATCTCAGCCGGACCCGGCGGCTGCGACGCCAACGCCAAGATCCACGAGTTCGTGTCAGTGCAGTTGGATATCCCGCAGCTGATCTTGGAAAAGCCGGTGGACGATACTCCGCGCGGACGCGAGCTGTACGTGGCGAACTATCGCTCGCTGATCAGGGGACTTGAGAACCTGTGCGGCCGGAAGCTGACCGAGGAGATGCTGCGGCCGGTGGTGCAGCGCTCCAACCGCTGCACCGAGCTGTACTGGGAGCTGTGGGAACTGCGCAAGGCCCGGCCTTCGCCTGTGCCCAACCTGTTCTCAATGCTGATTTACGGCGTGCGCTTCAGCACCTGGGGCACGGACCAGGGGATCGAGATGCTGCAAAAACTCGTTGACGTGGCCAAGGATCGGCTGAGGCGCGGCGAGTACCCGGCCAAGCGCGAACGGGCGCGCTGTCTGTGGGGCTACACCAGCATCTACTTTGACTTCTCCGGACTGTTCAACTGGTCCGAGGAGCAGGGGATTAGCCACATGGGCGATATCCTCGACCTGTTCTGTCCGCAGCCGATCGACACCACGTCGCTGGACTCAATGGTGCGCGGCATGGCCCTCGAGGCCTCCAACATGCCGATGACCAGGCAGATGGGTGGGTCATCGATGTCCCAGTGTTGGGTCGAGGACGTGCTGCACGCGGTGCACGACCTGGGCGCGGATTCGGTGATCTACTGCGGACACCACGCCTGTAAACAGACCTGGAGCGTGGTCGAGATTTTACGCAAGGAGCTGATGCGTCGCGCGGGAATCCCGCTGCTGGTTTTGCAGACCGACTCCTGGATCAGACGCATGACCCCCATCGGCGTGGTCCAGGACGAGATCCAGAGCTTCGTGCGCAACGTGCTGCAGGACGACTCGTCCCGCACCAGACGCCCGCGAAAACGCGCCGAGCTCGTAGGGTAG